One part of the Ochotona princeps isolate mOchPri1 chromosome 18, mOchPri1.hap1, whole genome shotgun sequence genome encodes these proteins:
- the ST8SIA3 gene encoding sia-alpha-2,3-Gal-beta-1,4-GlcNAc-R:alpha 2,8-sialyltransferase, which produces MRNCKMARVASVLGLVMLSVALLILSLISYVSLKKENIFTTPKYASPGAPRMYMFHAGFRSQFALKFLDPSFVPITNSLTQELHEKPSKWTFNRTAFLHQRQEILQHVDVIKNFSLTKNSVRIGQLMHYDYSSHKYVFSISNNFRSLLPDVSPIMNKHYNICAVVGNSGILTGSQCGQEIDQSDFVFRCNFAPTEAFQKDVGRKTNLTTFNPSILEKYYNNLLTIQDRNNFFLSLKKLDGAILWIPAFFFHTSATVTRTLVDFFVEHKGQLKVQLAWPGNIMQHVNRYWKNKHLSPKRLSTGILMYTLASAICEEIHLYGFWPFGFDPNTREDLPYHYYDKKGTKFTTKWQESHQLPAEFQLLYRMHGEGLTKLTLSHCA; this is translated from the exons ATGAGAAACTGCAAAATGgcccgggtggccagtgtgctAGGGCTGGTCATGCTCAGCGTGGCCCTGCTGATTCTGTCGCTCATCAGCTACGTGTCCCTGAAAAAGGAGAACATCTTCACCACTCCCAAGTACGCCAGCCCGGGGGCGCCGCGCATGTACATGTTCCACGCGGGATTCCG GTCACAGTTTGCGCTGAAGTTTCTAGACCCGTCATTTGTGCCCATTACGAATTCTCTCACCCAGGAACTCCACGAGAAACCTTCTAAATGGACTTTTAATCGGACAGCGTTTTTGCATCAAAG gcAAGAAATTCTTCAGCATGTCgatgtaataaaaaatttttctttgaccAAGAATAGTGTTCGGATTGGACAACTGATGCACTAtgattattccagccataaataTGTTTTCTCTATTAGCAATAACTTTCGCTCACTGCTTCCAGATGTGTCACCCATTATGAATAAGCATTATAATATCTGTGCTGTGGTTGGAAATAGTGGTATCCTGACAGGGAGCCAGTGTGGACAAGAAATAGACCAATCAGATTTTGTTTTCCGTTGTAATTTTGCCCCTACGGAGGCCTTCCAAAAAGATGTTGGAAGGAAAACCAACCTTACCACCTTCAACCCCAGCATCCTGGAAAAATATTACAACAATCTCTTGACCATTCAGGATCGGAACAACTTTTTTCTCAGTTTAAAAAAGCTTGATGGGGCCATTCTTTGGATCCCTGCATTTTTCTTCCATACTTCAGCAACTGTTACCAGAACACTAGTTGACTTTTTTGTTGAACACAAAGGTCAGTTAAAGGTCCAGTTGGCTTGGCCTGGAAATATAATGCAGCATGTCAACAG GTATTGGAAAAACAAACATCTGTCGCCCAAACGGCTGAGCACAGGTATTCTAATGTATACTCTTGCATCAGCAATATGTGAAGAAATCCACTTGTATGGATTTTGGCCTTTTGGATTTGACCCCAATacaagggaagatcttccataccaTTACTATGACAAAAAAGGAACCAAATTCACCACCAAATGGCAGGAGTcccaccagctgcctgctgagttTCAGCTGCTGTACAGAATGCATGGGGAAGGGCTCACCAAGCTGACTCTGTCACACTGTGCCTAA